Sequence from the Terriglobales bacterium genome:
ATCTCGTCACTCTGAGCGAAGAGCTCGCCCGCCGCAAGGAACTGGAGGCAGTGGGCGGCGCCGCCTACATCTCCTCGCTCACTGACGGCGTACCCCGCCGCACCTCCATCGAGCATCACGTGCGCATCGTGCGCGATAAGGCCATGCTGCGCGGCCTCATTCACGCCGCCAACAGCGCCATCGCCCGAGCTCTGGAGCAGGCCGATCCCGCCGAAGAGGTTCTGGACGCCGCTGAAACCGCCATCTTCCAACTCTCCGACCAGCGCATCAGCCGCGGTTTTTCCGGCATCACCGAGATTGTCCGTGACTCCTTCGGCTCCATCGACGCCCTCTACCAGCGCGGCCAGCGCATCACCGGCCTCGAAACCTACTACGAGGATCTCGACGGCCTCACCAGCGGCCTGCAGCCTTCCGAACTCATCATCCTCGCCGCCCGGCCCTCCATGGGCAAGACGGCGCTGGCCATCAATATCGCCGAGAATGCCGCCGTGCGCGGCGGCAAGGCCGTGGGCATCTTCTCGCTGGAGATGTCGCGCGAAGCTCTGCTCCTGCGCCTCCTCTGTTCGCAAGCCCACGTGGATTCGCACAAGCTGCGCACCGGCTTCCTCGGCCGGGACGACTTCAAGCAGTTGGCCGACGCGCTGGGCCGCCTGGCCGAGGCGCCCATCTTCATCGACGACACTCCCGGCATCTCCCTGCACGAGATGCGCGCCAAGGCCCGCCGCCTGCAGCAGTCCCAGGGACGGCTCGACCTCATCGTCGTGGATTACCTGCAGCTCATGTCCGCGGGCGCCGGCCGTCGCTATGAGAACCGTACCCAGGAAGTCTCGGCCATCTCCCGCGGCCTCAAGGGGCTGGCCAAGGAACTGCGTGTGCCCGTGCTGGCCCTCTCCCAGCTCAGCCGCGCCCCCGAAAGCCGCGGCGGCGACCATCGCCCGCAGCTTTCCGACCTGCGCGAGTCGGGCTCCATCGAGCAGGATGCCGACGTCGTCATGTTCATCTTCCGCGAAGAGGTCTATAAGCCCGACAATCCCGACCTCGACGGCCTGGCCGAACTCATCATCGCCAAGCAACGCAACGGCCCCACCGGGAAGGTCAACCTGGTCTTCTTGAAGAAGTCCACCCGCTTTGAATCGCGGGCAAGCGAAGGCTAGCCCTGTTCACTGCCTAGGCTCCGCCCGCCGACTCCGGGGTTCGCGGAAACGTTATAATCAGACTGCTCGGCAGCCGTTTCTCTCCGCTCCGCATCTCCTGACTTAGCGTCTCATGGAGTCCCGACCCACCTGGGCTGAA
This genomic interval carries:
- the dnaB gene encoding replicative DNA helicase, translated to MATLDQSLDRGLPASADAERSVLGAILLDNFAYNQAAEVLRAEDFSLDSHRRIYARMMDLNESGRPIDLVTLSEELARRKELEAVGGAAYISSLTDGVPRRTSIEHHVRIVRDKAMLRGLIHAANSAIARALEQADPAEEVLDAAETAIFQLSDQRISRGFSGITEIVRDSFGSIDALYQRGQRITGLETYYEDLDGLTSGLQPSELIILAARPSMGKTALAINIAENAAVRGGKAVGIFSLEMSREALLLRLLCSQAHVDSHKLRTGFLGRDDFKQLADALGRLAEAPIFIDDTPGISLHEMRAKARRLQQSQGRLDLIVVDYLQLMSAGAGRRYENRTQEVSAISRGLKGLAKELRVPVLALSQLSRAPESRGGDHRPQLSDLRESGSIEQDADVVMFIFREEVYKPDNPDLDGLAELIIAKQRNGPTGKVNLVFLKKSTRFESRASEG